The genomic window TCGTCTTGCAGCTCCGACAATGTTCactccattgtgaatgatgactcaTTCATGATGAATCAATCAATGATGAATCATTCACAATGGTTCAATCCATGGCTATGGTTCAATCATTTGAATCTCGCCAACACGGCTGCCATACCTCATTCCTTTTATGcccaaaattaattaaaaaagaatttttttttctggaaTTTTTGTTGTGAGCGCTTTTAGAGAACGCTATTTTTGTTGATAGGTTGGAAACATGTTGCAGTTGAGTTAAAAAATTTGTTCTCTGAACAGGGAGTTGAGCCAACTACTAAATGAAATTACACTTAaccataatattttaaatttaatttttaatttatttattattacggctgtttaggcctacaacttaaactactaagtacaattcattattatatcacttatttctattgaatatgctgttggaatgccatgtgattccgatcagcatatttactggcgtgacaaacggacgagtctgggagccagttaTTTAAGGAAGGTtgaaaaggacgcgtttccaatcctccagtgctcccagcttaaggcaacaaaatttggaacttatatttttcaattatatttgtattttaagctatcggaatgtattggtctccgatcaacacagctaaacatgtccttggatgttggaaattgaaaataacgtgtacccaatcacccctcaactttgtttagtaaagacgctgtcggaatgcatgaagattccgatcagcacagctcaaaatataatgggttcaacttttgtttgaccttattttggttataTATCATATAATTTTGTGTTACATTAATGCTGTCGGAGTGCGAGTGAtgccgatcagcaacagtaaatataggctgaaaataccgaattccagcgaaattagttgttggaactgtctggagttacaggtggcgactgattttcttttccttagggcattgtattttgctgctaccaatattaccattccctttttgcgctccagtatcggtatatcatgtaaaacactaaaagcaaaaaaaaaaaactttatcttattggaagggttttacaatgctcaaataaacattttttaaaagtattgaagttattactacttttagtgtgattaggaagttcattgaaatatttcaggcccttataaaatatattttgcttgtccacttctgttttgaaaagaggtaatctaaaattattgttttctctgattacgtattatagcttgaaacacaatgccctgacgccgcgaaataaacgcgacgaacatcgccttgtcaaaaatagaatccccataattacatgaaggtgaacacaatgaacgccaagagcggaatttacgcgacgtcattttgcgacgatagatttaattctatcgtcgccgccgggcgatgacgacaattTATGCCAAAGGTGACCATATTTATTTTTTGCTTCAACGCTCACattaaatttaaactaaaaatacATTTATCTCGTTCTTTAAAAAGCACAAACATACATTTCCAAGCTCTGGATTAGAATAAATTAATTTGCATGATTATAATAAAGTTTTTCAGTGAGTTCTTTGTGTGAAGTCATTAGTTCCTTCTTCTCTCTGCCTTTGTCCTTTCATATGGTCACCCTTAGTATAGTCAAATCAGCtgtttgtgtaaaattattttgtgaaaagtttgtatgcaaattgaaaattgagaaatataagtgaatatatcatagaaaaagTTAAGGAAAACGATTGTTTATATAATCTTGGTTCTTcagattataaaaatttaaataaaaagcagTCGTATTTGAAAATATTGGCATAGCATTGACCTTGGATGGTAAGTATTTATATGTTTTGATGTGGATTCTTCTCATATGTTTAAGTATCCTTTTTAGGAGAAACATGTCGTAAAAAGTGGAAAAGTCTGCGAGACACTTATAAAAGGCGTAAGGGCTGTGCGCTATCTCCTTCCGGGAGCGCCGCAGGAAGTGCTACAAAAAGTTGGAAATACATGAATGCAATGCAGTTTTTAGACGACTATCCTGATTCAAGAAAGTAAGTCAGGGTTATGTATATTGCCGCGATGGTTTTGAGTGGTTTTCATTACATTTCGCAATTACTACACGTCTAAAAATTCCAGGagtggtatcaaaagatgcgttaGAATTCCCACAATATTTGGTACAGTGATACTCTATATGTAATATAGTGTGATCGGGAATGGGATGTATGTAATAGAaaatagattagattagattatcaatcatatatttttttctttttagaactGTTGGAAATTGTGATTGGCATGATTAACGAACATACTGATGTATATGAAAAGTCAACAGATTACTCAAACTCTTCAAATCGTGAACCACTTATTGTATACGAATCGCAAATAAGCGAAAATTCGACAGATTGTTCCAATCCTCCAAATGCAATTATGGATGTTACTTTCGAACCGTATATAGTATGCGAACCACAGTTAGTTGACGAGAATTCCAAACCTTCAAATGATAAAGCAGCTAGAAGCTATGTCGCTCAGAATAAGAACCGGAAGTCAAAAAAGCAAGCAGATGCCGAAGTTACTTTAGTTTTCAAGGATGTGCTAAAAGAATGCGCAAAAACAATCCAAGAGATAGCTTGTGCCCCTGAGCAGGAAAAAATACGGGATTCAACTTCGCTTTTGTTTGAAAGCTTGGCGAAAACAATTTCCAGTGCCAACTTATCACAGAATAATGTGCGCAATATTGAAAGGAAAGTTGTTGCTTTAGTTTATGAAGAACTAGGAAAGACAAGTGTTCAATAATTTCACGTCTTTAGCTGATAGGTAAACAGTCGTAagtccaaaaaatatattttgagaaATGAGAAAAACAGGTACCTCAATGACAATGACAATGGCAATACACCGTAAAGTTCGAAGTGTAGGCAACCAACAATATCTGAGCTAAGATCTTTTGCCGGAAGGTCAAGAAgccataataaaattgaaaaatggtACTAGTTCCATTTGGACTAAAAGTGGAGTTGCGACTGCTTACCTCTCATTAcagacatatcgttagcttaatgcacAAAGGACCTAACCAACATATTTGAAATTTGTACGAGTAGCGAATCACATTTTATTTTCGCGTTCACAAAACATAGAATGGCATTTCAAAAGTGGCTATGGTTCTAACCCTTTAAACTTTTTGTCAGGGCGTTTTTTAATATATACCAAAGTCTGCGAAAAATGCAGTATCAAAAAGTCTGTTGGTTAGGGTCTTTgttaattaagctaacgatatttatGTATACCAGTTATTCCCAacggcactgtatgccattttgggtCATATGTTGCCTTTATACAGAGAATGGAGACCAAATTCGAGCGTTGAAGTATGCAATTTAATAACCTATCGGTATTGAATAACGTATATTCTATAGttcaaatttgtgcaaaacattgaaattttatttaaaacttgaTAGCAACTAAATATACATCTTTCTCTTTTGCTAGATgcacaattttcaagtaattcaaCTCAGAGACTAGACTAGTTAAGCCTTTAAACAAACctataaactttttattaataCACATACACTTTTGCTCACGCAGTTAACCCATAGTAATTGTATTATTCGTAGTTCAggttttatttcgtttcataaaGCAATTACGTAACTTATCAAAAAATACTACAAAACTTCTAATTTGTACATGGGTCCTTTTAtgataaaaatgtattttgtgtttgtatgtattgCCGATCTAGGACTTTGGGGCGTTTTATTTGGGAAATCCTGAAACGTTTGTAACTTTCGCTATTGCTTTGCTAGTTTGGAAGTATGCCATAATTTTTCTGAGGGATAACAGCTCCTTTACAAAAATTATGAATAGTTGCATAGATTAAAATATAAGTTTGGAAATTAATTAGACATATTTTGCTAAACTTGTATGGAGCGAATTTAATGCGCTAAAGTAAAATGGCTGAATTATGTAAGCAGCTACAATAGACCTTTGTgagaaaaaaaatcatttttgccATAAAAGTAGATGCAAATCAAAACTGGACGTATTAATTGACAGTTTTATGTTACTTCGAGTAATGAAATTTTACTACTTGatgtaaatgtgtgtgtgtgtattgtaaagacatacagcagcgaaaagaaaaatagcagtggcaatcaaattaaattcgccaattaaattcttttttttcgatatttgaagaaaaagcttcaatgaattttgttgctaaaactatgcaaaccattcgcaaaaaagtttacaaaaaattcgaaaattcgagagaattttacaaaaatttcaaagcttttATTAGAGTTCTCTAAATCTCTTTGAGTATGCAGCCTTCTAGTCCTATCAATTTTAGCCTAACAAAATTATAGGTCTCTCAGAATTCGGAttgattttcgaaacttttttcccGACACGCATTTGGATATAAAAAAGTAATTGTTTCACGTTTTGTATAGAGGCaaatctaaaacacccttcgagagacctataactttgttagactaaaattgattgcacTACAAGGCTGCATACTTAAAGAAATTCAGAGAACTCTAATaaaagctttgaaatttttgtaaaattctctcgaattttcgaatttttcgtaaactttttgcgaatggtttgcatagttttaaaaacaaaattcattgaagctttttcttcaaatatcgaaaaaaagggatttaattggcgaatttaatttgattgccactgctatttttctgttcgctgctgttaaTACAGAATACTTATTTAAATTAACTTATTACATactaaaaatattacattttgaatgattgaatgataaaatgaattatactgcatactaaattttcaatatatatttggaaatttttatagagatttttaaaaacatttaaattaacatatttcatactaaatattacattttgaatgattgaatgataaaatgaattatactgcatactaaattttcaaaatatatataattttcaatatatatatatatatagatatatacgaTCTATGAATGCGATAAGAATGAGTAACCTCAgtgcattaattttaatttaacattatctCTACAAAATTTAAAGGCTAATATAGCAacgtaaataaatacttataataaATTAGAATGTGTGTGTTTCTTTCTAAATTGAGGAAAACCGTTTATTGGCTGGATACATAACAAGGCTAAATATTATTTCGGAAAAGCACCAAATGACACCTTATGTGGAAAAATATAGTTTTGAATAGTCACTCGATTCGTTAATAAAGGATTTTCcgtacaaatttccaattataagaatTTTATTAGCCATTCAGGCCCTCTTGAGAAGTAGGTGGCACCCTCCGAAAAcgctaatattattattttttagctCCCGTTGGCAGTGAAGTCCAATAATTGGTACATATCGACAGGTGGCAACAAATAGGAGATTTTATATAAGGACTAAATGAGAGTGGAACTCTAAAACATATCAGTAAAAAGACGAAAACAAGTTTTGTAAAAAGAAAGACAGCTCATTCAAACTTAATACAAAAGCTTTAGGATAAGAGGACATTTTACTGCACTTAAATTTTTCCAACCCTAGTTTACCGTATATTTTAAagcttcacttttaatattataaGATTTGGTAAAATAAAAAACGTAGCTACATATGTCCGCATTGGTATTTTAACGTACATTTGCGGATTTCACACAGATCGCATTGGCCTTTCTTGTAAGTATTCCGCTAGTTCGTCTCTCAAACTAAATGCTTCATTTGTTGATCGATTGGAATGAGCAATTTGAATAGATGTCATTCTTGTTGAAAGTTGTCCACAATCGAAATTCCCATTTTCATCACTGCTGGCTCTGTTCGGATCGAAGTATCCACTACTACTGTCAAGCATTAAATAATTGTGCAAGACTATAGGTACTAAAACAATTTTGTTCACATTTTCTGGAGCAGCGTGAATCGTTGTATGAAGAACTCTCCATCTATTTGCTAATATACCAAAGGTGTTTTCAATGTGCACTCGTACGGAGGATAACCTTTTGTTATAATTTCGTTTGGCGGGTGACAAATTTCGACCAGGGTAAGGGCGCATGAGATTAGGCTTCAGAGGAAATGCGCTGTCACCGACGAAAAAATATGGAAATATTTGGTCCGTACCTATTTGAAATATGGCATCAATTAACTGAAACCTTATCTGTTATAAACATTTTACCTGGAAGGTTATCTGGGGGAGGAATTTCCAGGTCGTTTCTTAGAATCATGTTACCAAATACGCTTCGTGCCAAAATTCCCCCATCGCTTTGGCTTCCCAACGCACCAACGTCTACAAATGAAAACGTATAGCTATCATCGCATATTGCAATCAGAACTACACTGAATgtctttttgtaattaaaaaa from Eurosta solidaginis isolate ZX-2024a chromosome 3, ASM4086904v1, whole genome shotgun sequence includes these protein-coding regions:
- the LOC137246775 gene encoding uncharacterized protein, which produces MNVAKFNALVNLLRERLQRFSIREPISEEIRLGITLMFLAQGCNPQYLAWSYKLGVSTVRKIIYGTCDAIWHGLREIYLAQPNQTELKNIADRFYAKTGMPHCLGAVDGKHVKVVCPKRSGSLFFNYKKTFSVVLIAICDDSYTFSFVDVGALGSQSDGGILARSVFGNMILRNDLEIPPPDNLPGTDQIFPYFFVGDSAFPLKPNLMRPYPGRNLSPAKRNYNKRLSSVRVHIENTFGILANRWRVLHTTIHAAPENVNKIVLVPIVLHNYLMLDSSSGYFDPNRASSDENGNFDCGQLSTRMTSIQIAHSNRSTNEAFSLRDELAEYLQERPMRSV